A single Drosophila miranda strain MSH22 chromosome XR, D.miranda_PacBio2.1, whole genome shotgun sequence DNA region contains:
- the LOC108153260 gene encoding uncharacterized protein LOC108153260 encodes MPESSRCRLVILIVAAAYIIGVVIQSQFHCEPPFESRCLAHKLENKFRQYQEAEFRHAENCTIESEIGDSCVQYLRISCLVDDPASGGRPRLQSGDHFRNVFSKRSIPNPLMRKWTLRVPRDAVERLGEPA; translated from the exons ATGCCTGAAAGTTCACGGTGTCGATTGGTGATCCTGATTGTGGCGGCCGCCTACATAATCGGTGTGGTGATCCAGTCACAATTTCATTGCGAGCCGC CTTTCGAGAGCCGCTGTCTGGCCCATAAGTTGGAGAACAAATTCCGACAGTACCAGGAGGCAGAGTTCCGCCATGCGGAAAAT TGCACCATAGAGAGCGAGATTGGGGACTCTTGCGTCCAGTATCTGAGGATTAGCTGCCTGGTGGACGATCCGGCCTCAGGCGGTCGTCCGCGTCTCCAGTCTGGCGACCACTTCCGCAATGTGTTCTCAAAGCGAAGCATTCCGAACCCGCTTATGCGCAAATGGACCCTCAGAGTGCCCCGCGATGCCGTCGAGCGACTCGGCGAGCCTGCTTGA